In Microbacterium laevaniformans, a single window of DNA contains:
- a CDS encoding cytochrome ubiquinol oxidase subunit I — protein sequence MDFLDPLLLARWQFGLTTLYHFIFVPLTLGMSLFVAIFQTVWHRTGDVKWLHLTRFFGKIFLINFAMGIVTGIVQEFQFGMNWSSYSRFVGDVFGAPLAFEGLMAFFFEATFIGLWIFGWNKLPRRIHLLTIWMTAVGTWLSAYFILAANAFMQNPKGYQMSAAGHRAEMADFWQVLTNPVALTQFPHTISAAIMFSAGVVIAASAWHLARKQNIEMLRPALKFGLWAMIIGFVAVFLSGDQLGLVMVQTQPMKMAAAEAMFNSACGANASFSLFSIGTPDGTGEVWSLRVPYVLAFLSTHDFNGCVEGINDLNNLYTTQLFPQFADQVDGNFAPILWVTYWSFRWMMGFGLLATAVAVVGLWVTRRNAKRPVAGWMWKIAIWQAPLALLGILVGWIFTEMGRQPWIVFGLMLTQDGVSPNVPGWTVLISLIAFTAIYAILAVVEFGLIVKTVKEGPQPLPGPDDPDPSDVPVDQTPSTVY from the coding sequence ATGGACTTCCTGGACCCGCTCCTGCTGGCACGCTGGCAGTTCGGCCTGACGACCCTGTATCACTTCATCTTCGTGCCGCTCACGCTCGGCATGTCGCTGTTCGTCGCCATCTTCCAGACGGTGTGGCACCGCACCGGCGACGTGAAGTGGCTGCACCTGACGCGCTTCTTCGGGAAGATCTTCCTGATCAACTTCGCGATGGGCATCGTCACCGGCATCGTGCAGGAGTTCCAGTTCGGCATGAACTGGTCGAGCTACTCCCGCTTCGTCGGCGACGTCTTCGGAGCCCCTCTCGCCTTCGAGGGCCTCATGGCGTTCTTCTTCGAGGCCACGTTCATCGGTCTGTGGATCTTCGGGTGGAACAAGCTCCCCCGGCGCATCCACCTGCTCACCATCTGGATGACGGCCGTCGGCACCTGGCTGTCGGCGTACTTCATCCTCGCGGCCAACGCCTTCATGCAGAACCCGAAGGGCTACCAGATGTCGGCCGCGGGTCACCGCGCCGAAATGGCCGACTTCTGGCAGGTGCTGACCAACCCGGTCGCACTGACGCAGTTCCCGCACACCATCTCCGCGGCGATCATGTTCTCCGCCGGTGTCGTGATCGCGGCATCCGCCTGGCACCTCGCCCGCAAACAGAACATCGAGATGCTGCGCCCGGCGCTGAAGTTCGGCCTCTGGGCGATGATCATCGGCTTCGTGGCCGTCTTCCTCTCCGGCGACCAGCTCGGCCTCGTGATGGTGCAGACCCAGCCCATGAAGATGGCGGCGGCGGAGGCGATGTTCAACTCCGCGTGCGGGGCGAATGCCTCGTTCTCGCTGTTCTCCATCGGCACCCCCGACGGTACCGGCGAGGTCTGGTCGCTGCGCGTGCCGTATGTGCTCGCCTTCCTCTCCACGCACGACTTCAACGGCTGCGTCGAGGGCATCAACGACCTCAACAACCTCTACACGACCCAGCTCTTCCCGCAGTTCGCCGACCAGGTCGACGGCAACTTCGCGCCGATCCTCTGGGTCACATACTGGTCATTCCGCTGGATGATGGGCTTCGGCCTGCTCGCCACCGCGGTCGCCGTGGTCGGCCTCTGGGTCACCCGCAGGAACGCGAAGCGCCCCGTCGCCGGCTGGATGTGGAAGATCGCGATCTGGCAGGCGCCGCTCGCGCTCCTCGGCATCCTCGTCGGCTGGATCTTCACCGAGATGGGACGTCAGCCCTGGATCGTGTTCGGTCTCATGCTCACGCAGGACGGCGTCTCGCCGAACGTGCCCGGCTGGACCGTTCTGATCTCGCTGATCGCCTTCACCGCGATCTACGCGATCCTCGCGGTCGTCGAGTTCGGCCTCATCGTCAAGACGGTCAAGGAGGGTCCGCAGCCCCTGCCCGGACCCGATGACCCCGACCCGTCCGATGTCCCGGTCGATCAGACCCCGTCCACGGTGTACTAG